From one Lotus japonicus ecotype B-129 chromosome 3, LjGifu_v1.2 genomic stretch:
- the LOC130743921 gene encoding uncharacterized protein LOC130743921 translates to MRGKTPADQLLFDPEIEATARRNNSKTRRRKQLAEQRREQEASSSSISSVRQQTETMAAELAGGGNEDTNVGFVNFTPRNITRIGRHAGAARPPEVKTGLVQLMYAHPFAGLDHENPYTHLTKFYELCCTAGISQAEEEAVFLRLFPLTLIGQAKDWFLDQPQTTLADWNELEKKFMTRYFSESKYMDCRTAISTFSQSTGESLREAWERYKSMLRRCPNHDFDAKTQIHLFRKGLQQQSRIMVDATSGGSLMTKSPTEAIQIIEAMALNDHQDQHIRGPPRRGGVLELGSSDAILAQNKQLQQQLDEVKKTLSDLPKQLREMQDSSSRKQVNRCDVCTKDHPTEYCQLQEEEVHYLGNQQRQGYQNNYPRGGNQQYNQPWRQDAGPSTSRAPPPYQNQSYQQPPQSRNPTLEDTMNQFMQMTMTNQKNKEASIKNLEIQMGQMAKQMAENQKGKFTANTEPNPNQKCNAIFTRSGKEVGRDVGEVVS, encoded by the coding sequence ATGCGAGGTAAAACTCCAGCTGATCAACTATTGTTCGATCCAGAGATTGAAGCTACAGCTAGGAGAAACAATAGCAAGACAAGGAGGAGAAAACAATTAGCTGAGCAAAGGAGGGAGCAAGAAGCATCGTCTTCCTCAATCTCTTCAGTAAGACAACAGACAGAGACCATGGCTGCAGAACTAGCTGGTGGTGGAAATGAGGATACAAATGTAGGATTTGTGAACTTCACTCCAAGGAACATAACCAGGATTGGTAGGCATGCAGGTGCTGCTAGGCCACCTGAAGTGAAGACTGGATTGGTGCAGCTGATGTATGCTCATCCTTTCGCTGGCTTGGATCATGAGAATCCTTACACTCATCTGACAAAGTTTTATGAACTTTGTTGTACTGCTGGAATTAGCCaagctgaggaagaagctgtATTTCTGAGGCTCTTCCCTTTAACTTTGATTGGGCAAGCAAAGGATTGGTTCTTGGATCAACCACAGACAACTTTAGCTGATTGGAATGAATTGGAAAAGAAATTCATGACCAGGTACTTTTCTGAATCAAAATATATGGATTGTAGAACTGCTATTTCTACTTTTTCCCAAAGTACAGGTGAAAGTTTGCGTGAAGCTTGGGAAAGATACAAATCCATGCTGAGAAGGTGCCCGAATCATGACTTTGATGCCAAGACGCAAATCCATCTTTTCAGAAAAGGTCTTCAACAACAGAGCAGGATAATGGTGGATGCAACTTCAGGAGGTTCTTTGATGACAAAGTCTCCAACTGAGGCCATTCAGATCATTGAGGCTATGGCTCTAAATGACCACCAAGATCAACATATTAGAGGACCACCAAGGAGAGGAGGCGTTCTGGAATTGGGATCAAGTGATGCTATCTTGGCCCAAAACAAGCAACTGCAACAACAACTGGATGAAGTGAAAAAGACTCTGAGTGATCTTCCCAAACAACTTCGGGAGATGCAAGATTCTTCTTCCAGGAAGCAGGTGAACAGGTGTGATGTGTGTACTAAGGATCATCCAACAGAATACTGTCAATTACAGGAAGAGGAGGTTCACTACCTAGGAAACCAGCAGAGGCAAGGGTACCAGAACAACTATCCCAGGGGAGGTAATCAACAATACAACCAACCTTGGAGGCAAGATGCAGGGCCTTCCACCAGCAGGGCACCACCACCTTACCAGAATCAGTCATACCAACAGCCGCCACAGAGCAGGAATCCAACATTAGAAGATACAATGAATCAGTTCATGCAGATGACTATGACCAATCAGAAGAACAAAGAAGCTTCTATTAAAAATTTGGAGATCCAAATGGGCCAAATGGCTAAGCAGATGGCAGAGaatcagaaaggaaaattcactgCAAATACTGAGCCTAATCCAAATCAGAAGTGTAATGCGATTTTCACAAGGAGCGGAAAGGAGGTTGGTAGAGATGTTGGTGAAGTAGTGAGTTAA